The following are encoded in a window of Rissa tridactyla isolate bRisTri1 chromosome 3, bRisTri1.patW.cur.20221130, whole genome shotgun sequence genomic DNA:
- the RDH14 gene encoding retinol dehydrogenase 14 — MAAAATALALGGGLLLAAWRWLRGAAQAAGAGASMRGKTVIITGANSGLGRAAAAELLRMRARVIMGCRDRARAERAAREIRAELGEQGEAEGEGGELVVRELDLASLRSVRAFCHRVLQEEPRLDVLINNAGVFQCPYMKTEDGFEMQFGVNHLGHFLLTNLLLGLLKNSAPSRIVVVSSKLYKYGEINFEDLNSEISYNKSFCYSRSKLANILFARELARRLEGTGVTVNSLHPGIVRTNLGRYVNIPLLAKPLFNLVSWAFFKTPLEGAQTSIYLASSPDVEGVSGKYFGDCKEEELLPKAMDDLVARKLWDISEVMVGLLK, encoded by the exons atggcggcggcggccacggCGCTGGCGCTGGGCGGTGGGCTCCTCCTGGCCGCCTGGCGCTGGTTGCGGGGCGCGGCCcaggccgccggggccggggcctccATGCGGGGCAAGACGGTGATCATCACGGGGGCCAACAGCGGGCTgggacgggcggcggcggccgagttGCTGCGGATGCGGGCCCGCGTTATCATGGGCTGCCGCGACCGGGCGCGGGCCGAGCGGGCGGCCCGTGAGATCCGGGCCGAGCTGGGCGAACAGGGCGAGGCGGAGGGGGAGGGCGGCGAGCTGGTGGTCCGTGAGCTGGACCTGGCCTCGCTGCGCTCCGTCCGCGCCTTCTGCCACCGCGTCCTGCAG GAAGAGCCAAGGCTGGATGTTCTGATAAATAATGCAGGGGTATTCCAGTGCCCGTACATGAAGACAGAGGATGGTTTTGAGATGCAATTTGGTGTAAACCACTTGGGTCACTTCTTGCTCACCAACCTTCTTCTGGGCCTCCTCAAAAATTCTGCTCCGAGCAGGATTGTTGTAGTGTCCTCAAAGCTTTACAAATATGGAGAGATCAACTTTGAAGACTTGAACAGTGAAATAAGTTACAATAAAAGCTTTTGTTACAGTCGGAGTAAACTGGCTAACATACTATTCGCAAGGGAGCTAGCCCGTCGGTTAGAAGGGACAGGAGTCACCGTCAATTCGCTTCATCCTGGGATTGTCAGAACAAATCTAGGCAGATATGTGAATATTCCTTTGCTGGCAAAACCCTTGTTCAACTTGGTGTCATGGGCTTTCTTCAAAACACCTCTGGAAGGGGCCCAGACTTCTATTTATTTGGCCTCTTCTCCTGATGTCGAAGGCGTGTCGGGAAAATATTTTGGGGACTGCAAAGAGGAAGAACTTCTGCCCAAAGCTATGGATGACTTGGTTGCAAGAAAGTTGTGGGATATCAGCGAAGTGATGGTTGGCTTATTGAAATAA
- the NT5C1B gene encoding cytosolic 5'-nucleotidase 1B yields MSGSGPEAAQPGEAAEAGLQEAEQDWAAAKAFYDNLVSKRPRPPKPQHAITVAVSSRALFDLVEERRIYEEQGVEKYVEYQQENENVTLKPGPAFHFVKALEHVNARLLELYPDDEERFDIVLMTNNHAQVGVRLINSINHYGLTIERFCMTGGKSPIGYLTAYLTNLYLSADSEKVQEAIEAGIASATMFTANKDVAYSDTQLRVAFDGDAVLFSDESEQIVKEQGLDRFFEHEQLNENKPLAQGPLKGFLEDLGKLQKKFYAKNERLNCPIRTFLVTARSAASSGARVLKTLRSWGLEIDEALFLAGAPKGPILVKIRPHIFFDDQMFHIEGAQKLGTIAAHVPYGIAQKYHKPA; encoded by the exons ATGAGCGGCTCCGGGCCGGAGGCGGCCCAGCCCGGCGAGGCGGCGGAGGCCGGGCTGCAGGAGGCCGAGCAGGACTGGGCGGCGGCCAAGGCTTTCTACGACAACCTGGTTTCCAAGAGACCCCGGCCG CCCAAGCCCCAGCACGCCATCACGGTGGCCGTCTCCTCCCGAGCCCTCTTCGACCTGGTGGAGGAGCGGCGGATCTACGAAGAACAAGGGGTGGAGAAGTACGTGGAGTACCAGCAGGAGAACGAGAACGTCACCCTCAAACCCGGACCGGCTTTCCACTTCGTCAAG GCGCTGGAGCATGTGAATGCCCGGCTTCTTGAGCTGTACCCTGATGATGAAGAACGATTTGATATTGTTCTGATGACTAATAACCACGCCCAAGTAGGAGTGAGACTCATAAACAGCATCAATCACTATG GTTTAACAATTGAACGTTTCTGTATGACGGGAGGAAAAAGCCCTATTGGTTACCTGACTGCGTATCTTACGAACTTGTACCTCTCAGCAGACTCGGAAAAAGTGCAAGAAGCTATAGAAGCAG GCATCGCATCAGCTACGATGTTCACTGCCAACAAAGACGTTGCTTACTCAGATACACAGTTGAGGGTGGCGTTCGATGGGGACGCGGTTCTCTTTTCTGATGAATCAGAACAGATTGTCAAAGAGCAAGGATTAGACAGATTTTTTGAACATGAACAGCTGAATGAAAATAAGCCTCTTGCCCAG GGTCCTTTGAAAGGTTTTCTGGAAGACCTAGGGAAACTCCAGAAGAAGTTCTATGCAAAAAACGAACGATTAAATTGTCCTATAAGGACCTTCCTGGTCACAGCCAGAAGCGCGGCGAGCTCAGGAGCCAGAGTGCTGAAGACACTTCGTAGCTGGGGTCTAGAGATTGATGAGGCACTCTTCCTAGCAGGAGCTCCTAAAGGACCGATCCTGGTGAAAATCCGCCCTCACATTTTCTTCGATGACCAGATGTTTCACATCGAAGGAGCACAGAAATTGGGCACCATAGCTGCGCATGTTCCCTACGGCATTGCTCAGAAATACCACAAACCTGCATGA